Sequence from the Propionispora vibrioides genome:
AATTTCACGGTAATCTCCCATTTCCTACCCAATCGCCCCTCTTATTCCCTGCCGGCAAGCCGGAGAATCCATTCTTCGGTGGTTATCACCCGGGAAAATCGCATGGCCTGGGTAATTAAAATTGCCCGGTGCAAGTCGCCGGCAGCGATCTTGCCGGCCCCATTTTCGACAGTCAGCGTCCCGGTGGCATCAGACAGAAATTCCACGGCAAAACCCAAATGAACGGCCTGCCTTGCCGTAGTATCGCAGCACATCTGGGTCATATAACCGCAAATAACGAGCGTATCAACACCTAAGTTTCTTAAAATCTCTTCCAGTCCTGTCCCGGTAAAACTTCCCGGCATGTTTTTGTCAACAATACGTAGATGGTCTTTTGCTAACAGTTCCTCCCAGATTGTCCAGCCCCGGCTGTTTCTGGCAAAGGCTGTTGCCCCGGGCTGCGTTGCTTCATGCCTGATCAGAATGACCGGTACCCGGTGCTCATTGGCTGCGTCCACGGCAGCCAGGATATTGCTAAAGCTATTGGCCGGATAAGTGACCGGCAAGGCCCCTGAGAAATACTCCTCTTGCACATCAATCACCAGTAATGCTCTTTTCACACTAACTCCCCCTCCAAGTTTTCTTTCAGTCACCCTAACAACTCTGCTATAATTAAGT
This genomic interval carries:
- a CDS encoding cysteine hydrolase family protein, which encodes MKRALLVIDVQEEYFSGALPVTYPANSFSNILAAVDAANEHRVPVILIRHEATQPGATAFARNSRGWTIWEELLAKDHLRIVDKNMPGSFTGTGLEEILRNLGVDTLVICGYMTQMCCDTTARQAVHLGFAVEFLSDATGTLTVENGAGKIAAGDLHRAILITQAMRFSRVITTEEWILRLAGRE